In the genome of Pelobacter seleniigenes DSM 18267, one region contains:
- a CDS encoding class I SAM-dependent methyltransferase, with protein MKIDGNKFSKIEKEVFAPLYPLLAEQIIAATGKTTGTCIDLGCGTGALGCALLQKTRLQMLFYDEYPQMLELAAEKMAEQQLAGRFSLQCGDVANIDLADGAVDLAVSRGSIFFWEHLEKSLQEIERILAPGGWAYIGGGFGSQQVMDEIIARMEAKPTEGKESFSAKIRRNLGPEMQARFASALSRAGIRNYTVLRNDEIGLWIIIRKCDNGLPAEGLQASR; from the coding sequence ATGAAAATTGACGGCAATAAGTTCAGCAAAATCGAAAAAGAGGTTTTTGCTCCGTTATATCCCCTGCTTGCCGAGCAGATCATTGCCGCGACCGGTAAAACCACCGGAACCTGCATCGACCTCGGTTGCGGAACCGGAGCCTTGGGTTGTGCCCTGTTGCAGAAGACCCGGCTGCAGATGCTCTTCTACGATGAGTATCCACAGATGCTTGAGCTGGCTGCGGAGAAAATGGCGGAACAACAGCTGGCCGGGCGTTTCAGCCTGCAATGCGGAGATGTCGCCAATATCGATCTGGCGGATGGAGCCGTCGACCTGGCCGTCAGCCGGGGGTCGATCTTTTTCTGGGAACATCTGGAAAAATCCCTGCAGGAAATCGAACGTATTCTCGCTCCCGGCGGGTGGGCCTATATCGGCGGTGGCTTTGGCTCCCAGCAGGTCATGGACGAGATCATTGCCAGGATGGAAGCAAAACCGACCGAGGGAAAAGAGTCGTTTTCCGCGAAAATTCGACGCAACCTGGGACCGGAAATGCAGGCCCGTTTCGCCTCTGCCCTGAGCCGTGCCGGAATCAGAAATTACACCGTCTTGCGTAATGATGAGATCGGTTTGTGGATCATCATCAGGAAATGTGACAACGGCTTACCTGCGGAAGGTTTACAGGCATCAAGGTAA
- a CDS encoding radical SAM protein — MRCSYCEWRCELGVEHYGRCRMYYAEDGVVQERFPDRWSTYETVRIESTLFYHVQPGSQCLVIGTSSCNFRCNYCSNAFVAKQDPACQQDKMYQLSAQRLVTLARKLKCTSIVFDVNEPTVSLPSLQRLAAEAHAAGIALGCLTNGYSTPEATELLARVFSFFNISLKGLNDEFHRRYIGIPSVKPILRNIKALAAHRHVEITTPVIQGLNDHELDEIVAFIAGVDPEIPWHVLRLLPEDGMKGAAYPNIDKINGELEKARRVLPYLYFHNFVGSEWVNTLCPDCGIPVIERFSLGCGGDQLQQAKLADGRCPQCRRPIRLYRRDHGSNV, encoded by the coding sequence ATGCGATGTTCTTATTGCGAATGGCGCTGCGAGCTTGGTGTGGAGCACTATGGTCGCTGCCGGATGTATTATGCCGAGGATGGGGTCGTTCAGGAGCGTTTTCCGGATCGTTGGAGCACTTATGAAACGGTCAGGATTGAGTCGACCCTGTTCTACCATGTCCAGCCGGGCAGCCAGTGCCTGGTGATCGGCACCAGCAGCTGTAATTTCCGCTGCAACTACTGCTCGAATGCCTTTGTCGCCAAGCAGGACCCGGCTTGCCAGCAGGACAAAATGTATCAGCTTAGCGCACAGCGGCTGGTGACGCTAGCCCGCAAGCTGAAATGCACCAGCATCGTTTTTGATGTCAACGAACCAACCGTGTCTTTACCGAGTCTGCAGCGGCTGGCCGCCGAGGCCCATGCTGCCGGGATCGCACTGGGCTGTTTGACCAACGGTTACAGCACGCCCGAAGCGACCGAACTGCTGGCGAGGGTGTTCTCTTTTTTCAATATCAGTCTGAAGGGGCTCAATGATGAATTTCATCGCCGTTATATCGGTATCCCCTCTGTGAAACCGATTCTGCGCAACATTAAAGCCCTGGCGGCTCATCGCCATGTCGAGATCACCACCCCGGTCATCCAGGGATTAAACGATCATGAACTGGACGAGATCGTTGCGTTTATCGCCGGGGTTGACCCGGAGATTCCCTGGCATGTCTTGCGTCTGCTGCCCGAAGACGGGATGAAGGGGGCCGCCTACCCCAATATTGACAAGATCAATGGCGAGTTGGAGAAGGCGCGCCGGGTTCTGCCCTATCTGTATTTTCACAATTTTGTCGGCTCAGAGTGGGTCAACACCCTCTGCCCGGATTGCGGTATCCCGGTCATTGAGCGCTTCAGCCTCGGTTGTGGCGGCGACCAACTGCAACAGGCGAAACTTGCAGATGGTCGCTGTCCGCAATGCCGGCGGCCGATCAGGCTTTATAGGAGAGATCATGGCAGCAACGTCTGA
- a CDS encoding class I SAM-dependent methyltransferase — protein sequence MLMDAQTYDDEAINVNAPVYAYYAVRILEKTGIYRGVCLDVGCGGGYLGLALAPISELSFIFLDQSADMLGCAEKNIARFALRDRAQIVQAPVQNIPLADSSVELIVSRGSVPFWDKLETAFAELHRVLKPGGRAYIGGGMGPPGLWDSLQQKARHFEPRRGYRKPAIPRRERGVYEQALGTAGIRGFSVSHSDDGTWIEFGKAVGSAGHNR from the coding sequence ATGCTCATGGATGCGCAGACCTATGATGATGAAGCCATCAACGTGAATGCCCCGGTTTATGCCTATTACGCGGTCAGGATTCTGGAAAAAACCGGCATTTACCGGGGAGTGTGCCTAGATGTCGGCTGCGGCGGCGGGTATCTGGGACTGGCTCTGGCCCCGATAAGCGAGCTCAGCTTTATTTTTCTCGACCAGTCGGCTGACATGCTCGGCTGTGCAGAAAAGAACATTGCCCGCTTCGCGCTGAGGGATCGTGCTCAGATCGTTCAGGCTCCGGTCCAGAATATTCCTCTGGCGGACAGCTCTGTGGAGCTGATTGTCAGTCGCGGGTCGGTCCCGTTCTGGGACAAGCTGGAAACCGCTTTTGCGGAACTGCATCGGGTTTTGAAACCGGGCGGGCGGGCCTATATTGGCGGCGGCATGGGACCACCCGGGCTCTGGGACAGCTTGCAGCAAAAGGCTCGCCACTTTGAACCTCGGCGGGGGTATCGCAAGCCGGCCATCCCACGGCGTGAACGCGGGGTTTATGAACAGGCTTTAGGCACTGCGGGAATTCGAGGTTTTAGCGTCAGTCACAGTGACGACGGAACCTGGATTGAGTTCGGCAAGGCTGTGGGCAGTGCCGGCCATAACAGATGA
- a CDS encoding FmdE family protein produces the protein MEQYKEHCNDYQALLKIAGAFHGDICAGIEIGTRMTMCGLSRIGISDPTGADRKKLMVYVEIDRCATDAIMALTGCRPGKRTMKIRDYGKMAATFINLESGRSVRVATDMAKRSDAEPLPDFSSVADQELFSIHEVTVALRPEDLPGKPLRRVPCARCGEGVMDGRDIEQDGETLCRGCFEQRDYYQLLDLETC, from the coding sequence ATGGAACAGTACAAGGAGCACTGTAACGATTATCAGGCCTTGCTCAAAATTGCCGGGGCCTTTCATGGTGATATCTGTGCCGGGATCGAAATCGGTACCCGGATGACCATGTGCGGTCTGAGCCGGATCGGCATCAGCGATCCCACCGGAGCGGACCGCAAAAAGCTTATGGTCTATGTCGAGATCGATCGTTGTGCAACGGATGCCATTATGGCTCTGACCGGCTGCCGCCCGGGTAAGCGGACGATGAAGATTCGTGATTACGGCAAGATGGCTGCGACCTTTATCAACCTGGAGTCCGGGCGCTCCGTCCGGGTCGCGACCGATATGGCCAAGCGTTCCGACGCCGAGCCGCTGCCTGATTTTAGCAGTGTCGCTGACCAGGAGCTGTTTTCTATTCATGAGGTCACGGTCGCGCTACGGCCCGAAGATCTGCCGGGCAAACCCTTGCGCCGAGTGCCCTGCGCCCGCTGCGGAGAAGGAGTGATGGATGGCCGGGATATTGAGCAGGATGGGGAAACCCTGTGCCGCGGCTGTTTCGAACAGCGTGATTATTATCAGCTTCTTGATCTGGAAACCTGCTAG
- a CDS encoding DUF364 domain-containing protein: MGEPQYHPCRKGGLPATKTTSETLADCATPGIIAETVTLLQQLQPQLAGWTVAKLTVGVFFTGIKLSNGCGGIAYTPPELIDRASQHILKEPMTRYQGAAVADILLNQMISPFAEVIRLATLNALSVPLLTGGCYQVSPDADLSAFEALFTGRKICLVGAIIPLLKHIKQLNPGAVAIIDKKAATQQEAEAGWGTFYSSAQLPEQLAKCETAVFTGAAVANGSIAELLALTPPSVAVVVVGPSAGFIPDALFARNVAAVGTAVVTAPQRALDVLGEGGGGYHLLGSCMKKLNVFNPSRLAQLGLQPVRGN; this comes from the coding sequence ATGGGCGAGCCTCAATATCATCCATGCCGCAAAGGGGGTTTGCCGGCGACCAAGACCACCAGCGAGACGTTAGCGGATTGCGCGACACCGGGCATCATCGCTGAAACTGTGACCCTGTTGCAGCAGCTGCAACCCCAACTGGCCGGGTGGACTGTCGCAAAGTTAACGGTCGGGGTTTTTTTTACCGGCATCAAACTGTCCAACGGCTGCGGAGGAATCGCTTATACCCCGCCGGAGCTGATCGACCGGGCCAGCCAGCACATCCTCAAAGAACCCATGACGCGCTATCAGGGCGCTGCGGTCGCCGATATCCTGCTGAATCAGATGATATCGCCGTTTGCCGAGGTTATCCGGCTGGCCACATTGAATGCCCTGTCGGTTCCGTTATTGACCGGCGGTTGCTACCAGGTGAGTCCCGATGCCGACTTGTCGGCATTTGAGGCCCTGTTCACCGGGCGCAAGATCTGCCTGGTCGGCGCCATTATTCCGCTGCTCAAGCATATCAAGCAACTTAATCCCGGCGCGGTTGCCATTATCGATAAGAAAGCAGCGACGCAGCAGGAGGCCGAGGCCGGTTGGGGAACCTTTTATTCTTCGGCGCAGCTGCCGGAGCAACTGGCCAAGTGCGAAACAGCGGTCTTTACCGGGGCTGCCGTGGCGAATGGTTCGATTGCCGAATTACTTGCGCTGACCCCGCCAAGCGTTGCGGTGGTGGTGGTTGGGCCGAGTGCCGGGTTTATTCCGGATGCCTTGTTCGCCCGCAATGTTGCTGCCGTGGGTACTGCGGTGGTGACGGCTCCACAGCGGGCCTTGGACGTCCTTGGCGAAGGGGGCGGCGGCTATCACTTGCTTGGCAGCTGTATGAAAAAACTGAATGTTTTCAACCCGTCCAGATTGGCTCAGCTGGGTCTGCAGCCGGTTCGTGGAAATTAA
- a CDS encoding molybdate ABC transporter permease subunit, giving the protein MSEFVTNWWQVYSSEPVLFSLGLTAKICLYALALQLLAGIPLACYLAGAQTPGRAITESLVTFPLIFPPIATGYLLLVVLGRMSPLGGFLNDQLGIEIVFSFPGIVIAAFIAGLPLVVKPVQAAIKTFGNDLVEASYTLGRGRLLTFCHVTLPGIKKSIFSGLALGLGRSLGEVGITLMLGGNIIGKTNTLSLEVFNAVYDGDFERATALCLLLFGFSLLLFASIRKLSSDTPG; this is encoded by the coding sequence ATGAGCGAGTTCGTCACCAATTGGTGGCAGGTTTACAGTTCCGAGCCGGTTTTGTTCTCGCTGGGACTGACCGCAAAAATTTGCCTCTATGCCCTGGCCCTGCAGCTGCTGGCCGGTATTCCCCTGGCCTGCTATTTGGCCGGGGCACAAACGCCCGGCCGCGCGATCACCGAGAGCCTGGTCACCTTTCCGCTGATCTTCCCGCCCATTGCCACCGGTTATCTGCTGCTGGTGGTGCTGGGGCGGATGAGCCCCCTGGGCGGTTTTTTGAATGATCAGCTGGGGATAGAAATCGTCTTCTCCTTCCCGGGCATCGTCATTGCGGCTTTCATCGCCGGGTTACCCCTGGTGGTCAAACCGGTTCAGGCTGCCATCAAAACCTTTGGCAATGATCTGGTTGAGGCCTCTTATACTCTGGGGCGCGGCCGTTTGCTGACCTTCTGCCATGTCACCCTCCCCGGTATCAAAAAAAGCATCTTTTCAGGGCTGGCCCTTGGCCTGGGGCGCTCCCTGGGGGAAGTTGGCATCACCCTGATGCTGGGGGGCAATATCATCGGCAAGACCAACACCCTCTCCCTGGAAGTGTTTAACGCTGTCTACGATGGCGATTTTGAGCGGGCGACCGCCCTCTGTCTACTGCTGTTTGGCTTTTCCCTGCTGCTATTTGCCAGTATCAGAAAGCTTTCCAGCGATACGCCGGGATAA
- a CDS encoding molybdate ABC transporter substrate-binding protein encodes MKRIIPALICFLLLFCSTLQAEVLRTAAGAGYKKFVEGWATLYQDQSGQKIERIYGNMGQVTAQIKQGGGICVVVGDKAYLASHGLPIGSFLAIGQGRPVLVTRKGLTLTGLDDLKKAEFARIATPDGSKAIYGRAARQILSQPQYQQVLSKVMTVGTVPRSGAYAISGEVDAAFVNMSFALANRDKFGSMLELTSGFEPIEIVAGIITGCEEKTEVGVFTHLLQSEAMQANKLAAGL; translated from the coding sequence ATGAAAAGAATCATCCCGGCATTAATCTGCTTCTTGTTGTTGTTTTGCTCAACTCTTCAGGCCGAGGTTCTGAGGACCGCAGCCGGGGCCGGCTATAAAAAATTCGTCGAGGGTTGGGCAACCCTCTACCAGGACCAATCCGGACAAAAGATTGAGCGCATCTATGGCAACATGGGGCAGGTGACCGCCCAGATCAAACAGGGGGGCGGGATCTGTGTCGTGGTCGGCGACAAAGCGTATCTTGCCAGTCACGGTCTGCCCATCGGTTCTTTCCTCGCCATTGGCCAGGGGCGCCCGGTGCTGGTCACCCGAAAGGGGTTGACGCTGACCGGCCTGGATGATCTGAAAAAGGCCGAGTTCGCCAGGATCGCGACCCCGGATGGCAGTAAAGCCATTTATGGGCGGGCGGCCCGGCAGATCCTCAGCCAGCCTCAGTATCAGCAGGTTCTCTCCAAAGTGATGACCGTCGGTACGGTGCCACGCAGCGGGGCCTATGCGATCAGCGGTGAGGTCGATGCGGCCTTCGTCAATATGAGTTTCGCCCTGGCTAACCGGGACAAGTTCGGCTCAATGCTGGAATTGACCAGCGGGTTCGAGCCGATCGAGATCGTGGCCGGGATCATCACCGGCTGCGAGGAAAAAACAGAAGTCGGGGTATTCACCCACCTGCTGCAGAGCGAGGCCATGCAGGCGAACAAGTTGGCCGCAGGGCTATGA
- the modD gene encoding ModD protein: MFIPDSTIERWIEEDVPGLDLTSHLLEVDRAAARISFTARNQTVLSGVAEAAAVFAKLGAEIESLSSEGSLLQPGDPILRARGNGGMIHSGWRVALNILEYASGIATRTAQLVGQARQHGDVLVCGTRKAFPGGRRLSQQALLAGGGVPHRLGLGETVLIFPHHYNLIGLEQFLGRLPAIKRAAREKKIGVEVECLEQAELMAAHGADIIQLDKCSPATAQQVVSALRDRFPALVIGAAGGINADNAAAYAATGVDMLVTSWMYFGKPADISALIEPEDQPLSMCSPRHDFATLIKPSSALLLGLICLS, translated from the coding sequence ATGTTTATCCCGGATTCGACCATTGAACGCTGGATTGAAGAGGACGTGCCCGGGCTTGATCTGACCTCCCATCTGCTGGAGGTGGATCGGGCTGCCGCGCGGATCAGTTTTACCGCGCGCAACCAGACCGTACTGAGCGGTGTTGCCGAAGCGGCGGCGGTCTTTGCCAAACTCGGTGCCGAGATCGAGAGCCTGAGCAGCGAAGGGAGCCTGCTGCAGCCAGGTGACCCGATCCTGCGGGCGCGGGGGAACGGCGGCATGATCCATTCCGGCTGGCGGGTGGCCCTGAATATTCTTGAATATGCCTCGGGGATCGCCACCCGGACCGCGCAGTTGGTTGGCCAGGCCCGCCAGCACGGGGATGTGTTGGTCTGCGGGACCCGGAAAGCTTTTCCCGGCGGGCGCAGATTGTCGCAACAGGCGCTGCTGGCCGGGGGCGGGGTTCCGCATCGCCTGGGGTTGGGGGAGACGGTGCTGATTTTCCCCCATCATTACAACCTGATCGGCCTGGAGCAGTTTCTCGGTCGGCTACCGGCCATTAAGCGGGCGGCCCGCGAAAAGAAGATCGGGGTCGAGGTTGAATGCCTGGAACAGGCCGAACTGATGGCGGCCCATGGCGCGGATATCATCCAGTTGGACAAATGTTCACCGGCAACCGCGCAGCAGGTGGTCAGCGCCCTGCGGGATCGCTTCCCGGCGCTGGTGATCGGTGCGGCCGGCGGGATCAATGCCGATAATGCGGCGGCCTATGCCGCCACCGGCGTGGATATGCTGGTGACCTCGTGGATGTATTTTGGCAAGCCGGCCGATATCTCCGCCCTTATTGAGCCGGAGGATCAGCCCTTATCGATGTGCTCACCAAGGCACGATTTTGCGACCCTTATCAAGCCCAGCAGCGCGTTGTTACTGGGCTTGATTTGCCTGTCTTAA
- a CDS encoding PLP-dependent aminotransferase family protein, which yields MDYESLLADRTTGMSASAIREILKVVSQPGMISLAGGIPAPQSFPMDLIEELTAVVLKKYGALAFQYDLTEGFLPLRSALAEYLKQKGIFLTREEIIISSGSQGGLDAIGKILIGKGSKVAVEAPTYLGALQAFNPYQPEYVRLETDDDGVMPESLEEVLRCHKVKFIYLVPTFQNPTGRTLPLARRVQIAEILQRHGALLFEDDPYSDLRYQGTQIPTIKSLAPDNVIYAGTLSKIFAPGLRIGYLAAPAPIQRWLVLSKQGVDLHTSTFNQALAAEYLNGGYLKEHLPKIIDLYRPRQQAMLAALDRYFPKQFRWTRPQGGMFLWAEGPEGFDLDQAYQEAIRRNVAFVPGRYFYSHVGEGLATMRLNFTMFDETVLTKAIKILGEVLAEQLAAQAGAATREKLKIAGR from the coding sequence ATGGACTATGAGTCTTTGCTTGCCGACCGCACCACTGGAATGTCGGCAAGTGCCATCCGCGAAATTCTTAAAGTTGTGTCCCAACCCGGGATGATCTCCCTGGCCGGAGGGATTCCGGCTCCGCAAAGCTTTCCCATGGATCTCATCGAGGAACTGACCGCGGTGGTCCTGAAGAAATACGGTGCATTGGCATTTCAGTACGACCTGACCGAAGGCTTTCTGCCACTTCGCTCGGCTCTGGCCGAGTATTTGAAGCAGAAGGGAATTTTCCTGACCCGGGAGGAGATTATTATTTCCAGCGGTTCCCAGGGTGGTCTGGATGCCATCGGCAAAATATTGATCGGCAAGGGGAGCAAGGTTGCGGTCGAAGCGCCGACCTACCTGGGCGCGCTGCAGGCCTTCAATCCTTATCAGCCCGAATATGTCCGCCTGGAAACCGATGATGACGGGGTGATGCCCGAGTCTTTGGAGGAGGTCCTGCGTTGCCACAAGGTGAAATTCATCTATCTGGTGCCGACCTTTCAGAACCCCACCGGCCGGACCCTGCCCCTGGCGCGGCGGGTCCAGATTGCCGAGATTCTGCAGCGCCATGGCGCGCTGCTGTTTGAAGACGATCCCTATAGTGATCTCCGTTATCAGGGTACGCAGATTCCTACAATCAAAAGCCTGGCCCCTGATAACGTTATTTATGCAGGGACTTTGTCGAAAATCTTCGCGCCGGGTTTGCGGATCGGCTACCTGGCCGCTCCGGCCCCGATTCAGCGTTGGCTGGTCTTGAGCAAGCAGGGCGTTGATCTCCACACCAGTACCTTCAACCAGGCGCTGGCCGCCGAGTACCTGAACGGCGGTTACCTCAAGGAGCACCTGCCCAAGATCATCGACCTGTACCGGCCGCGCCAGCAGGCGATGCTGGCGGCTCTGGATCGTTATTTCCCCAAACAATTCCGTTGGACTCGACCGCAAGGTGGGATGTTCCTCTGGGCCGAGGGGCCGGAGGGATTTGATCTGGACCAGGCTTACCAGGAAGCGATCCGGCGCAATGTCGCGTTTGTGCCCGGGCGCTATTTCTATTCCCATGTCGGGGAAGGGCTGGCGACCATGCGGTTGAATTTCACCATGTTTGATGAAACCGTACTGACCAAGGCGATCAAGATTCTTGGCGAGGTCCTGGCAGAACAGCTGGCGGCCCAGGCTGGTGCTGCGACTCGAGAAAAATTGAAAATAGCCGGCCGCTGA